Proteins from a single region of Sebastes umbrosus isolate fSebUmb1 chromosome 8, fSebUmb1.pri, whole genome shotgun sequence:
- the si:dkey-1k23.3 gene encoding heat shock protein beta-1 yields the protein MSDQAKTELSCGRSGESVPWYPLRKWWQSSRLFNQDVGLPPFLEPGDPRWMDVDWLQRSLAACSWLGCIPAPLFVPYISGSMRHPGQKISEEQYKWRVSLEVAHFFPLEISVSVRDGFLQVGGKHEERPDEHGFIARCFTRKYRLPAEIDATKMVSTLSVDGILTVEAPVSETSVPAAIIIPIKVELEATGEKQEKEEAPDADPEDDGEESPVEDHGGQAHPGSTTAGPQQHEETREQREETYEKPAGDSVDGKGTESIQDSSKHREAQEIQESPFKQPEHKEAVVDGEIQVMAGSGEAAKEITHPGEPELGKNPPSEVPSQELEAPNIEQEHAE from the exons ATGAGCGATCAGGCCAAAACAGAGCTGTCATGCGGGAGGTCCGGCGAGAGCGTCCCCTGGTACCCCCTGAGAAAATGGTGGCAGTCCAGCAGGCTTTTCAATCAGGATGTTGGCCTGCCGCCCTTCCTGGAGCCGGGGGACCCTCGGTGGATGGATGTGGACTGGCTCCAGAGGAGTCTGGCAGCCTGCTCCTGGCTGGGGTGCATACCCGCTCCACTGTTTGTGCCCTACATCTCTGGGTCGATGCGTCATCCCGGACAGAAGATTAGCGAAGAGCAGTACAAGTGGAGGGTCAGCCTGGAAGTGGCTCACTTCTTTCCCCTGGAGATTTCTGTCAGCGTCAGAGACGGATTCCTGCAGGTCGGAG GGAAACACGAGGAGAGGCCAGACGAGCATGGATTTATTGCCAGATGTTTTACAAGGAAATACAG GCTCCCAGCTGAGATTGATGCAACCAAAATGGTATCCACACTCTCTGTTGATGGTATCCTGACTGTGGAAGCTCCAGTTTCCGAAACCTCCGTTCCTGCTGCCATCATCATCCCCATAAAG GTGGAGCTGGAGGCCACTggagaaaaacaagagaaagaagaagcCCCTGATGCAGACCCAGAGGATGACGGGGAAGAGTCTCCAGTAGAGGACCATGGTGGTCAGGCCCACCCTGGCAGCACCACAGCTGGGCCTCAGCAGCATGAAGAGACGAGGGAACAGAGGGAGGAGACCTATGAAAAGCCAGCTGGAGACTCTGTAGACGGCAAAGGCACAGAGAGTATTCAAGATTCTTCTAAGCACCGTGAAGCCCAGGAAATCCAAGAAAGCCCATTCAAACAGCCAGAGCACAAAGAAGCAGTCGTGGATGGAGAGATCCAGGTAATGGCAGGCTCGGGGGAGGCTGCTAAGGAGATCACCCACCCTGGGGAGCCGGAGCTGGGCAAGAATCCACCTAGCGAGGTCCCGAGCCAGGAGCTGGAGGCCCCCAACATAGAACAAGAACACGCCGAGtaa